ACCCCTTGCATCAAAGCCATCAGCCCCAGTGAGGGCTGGACCACCGGCGGGGCCATGGTCATCGTCATCGGGGAGAACTTCTTTGACGGGCTGCAGGTGGTGTTTGGCAGCATGCTGGTGTGGAGCGAGGTAAGAATTGTCTCCAAAACATCTCGCTAATGACGGTAGAGTCTGAAGCGTATTTTGAAATGATATATATAGCATATGGCTTGTCTCATTATTTCGATGATTTATGGGCAGTCCACACAAATTAATcttttctgcagttttgtgATAGCCTAAATATTTACAGTGCATGCAGGGAAtagtttgttgctgtttggtgactgttttctgtcctgTTCCTCAGCTGATCACACCACATGCAATCCGTGTCCAGACGCCTCCTCGACACATCCCTGGGGTTGTGGAGGTCACGCTGTCTTATAAATCTAAACAGTTCTGCAAGGGAGCACCTGGACGCTTCATCTACACAGGTATTTCGGCAACACATTGTGTGcttttttaagactttttaaacATGAGATTTTAATAAATGTGGAACATGATttgatgtgctgtgtttgtttccttttttatttcatttcagcccTAAATGAGCCAACTATAGACTATGGATTCCAGCGCCTTCAAAAGGTCATTCCTCGTCATCCCGGTGACCCAGAGAAACTAGCCAAGGTTCGACACACCTTAATAAAAGACCACTTTACCATGTTCATGATGATTTTTCAAGAATCTGTGCATGCTACACTAAGGCGTCAGTgtaattaattttgttttttgcaggAGATCCTCCTGAAGAGAGCGGCAGATCTTGTGGAGGCCCTGTACGGAAATCCACACAGTAATCAggtaaacagctgcagctttggtACAATATCCATCAAATTAAACATTGGGataaacaaaacatgcagaTATTTAAAAGACTACACCAGTGGTGTTGcatgtttcagctcattaaaTATTAATTGTCTACTCTACTACATTACAGCTGACCATTTTCCAAAGCTTTAGTTAATAAAATGGCTCCCTACTTTTCGAGGCAGCCACTGgttttctatttatttcagTAATTAACTTGTGAGATTTGAAGCCTGCTTGAGATAGATAATCCATCAGAGTGAATATTTGGAGGGCTTTATTTCTTGTCAAATTATGATTGCAGGATAATACAGTTCAGAGCAGGGACTGTGTGATagttttctcagtgtttgtcaggAAGCTTCAACGTCTGAGCATCATTACTCAGAAACACTCTTTTGGGATATTGTAAATAATTGCTTACGTGTTTACTGTCAGCTAATAAATATGTGGGTTTACATGTGAAAGGgcctctttctgtgtctgtgacacTGCGAGCTATAGCTAATTTCTACGTTGTCGTGTCTGCTGTAGGACATGCTGCTGAAACGTGCAGCCGACATCGCTGAGGCGCTCTATAGCGTTCCCCGTCCTCACAGTCAGCTGCAGGCGCTGCCCAGCTCACCGGCCCACGGCAGCGTCATGGGCCTGGGCTCCTATCCTTCTCAGTTAGGCGTCAGCATCGGGGAGCCAGGACAGAGCAGCCAAGGTGAGCAAGAATGACACATAAAGCATTCACGTTTTCGTTTCCACTGACGAAGCTCAGAACTGACCAAaggttttcatttttcctccagGTTACATTCGAAATTCCAGCAGTCTGTCTCCAAGGGGTTACCCATCAGCCTCCACTCCTCAGCAGTCAAGCTACGGGGGCAGCGGAGGGATGACCGGAGGCTATGGCACAGTCCCCATGACCAGTCTAGGAGTACCTGGCTCCCCTGGCTTCAGCAGTGCCTCTCCCACAGGTTCTCCCTACAGTAAGACCTTGTAGTTCTCTACAGATTTGTACTTCTAAGTCTGTTGTGATATTCAAACTTGAGGCTGACTGTTGCTCTGCCTTCCACAGTAATGCCCTCCAGCCCCACTGTACCAGGAAGCTCCAGCTCTTCATCGTCTCTCTtgcctttctcctccttcccgTCTGCTGCTAAACAGAAGAGTGCTTTTGCTCCCGTCCTCAGGCCCCAGGGCTCTCCCTCCCCTGCCTGCCCCGCCTCAGGGGGGAACAGCTTCAGAGGTAGCCATCCAACTCACTATCTGACCCCCCTGTCTGAACTTACGAATGCAGTCTAACTCCCTCTACTAACCCCTCGAAAGCTTTGACTgaacaagacagagaaaaaacattGCTGGATGTACAATAATGCAAGACCTGATTGACTAGAATCATagattttgtatatttttttctctccagcgATGACGGGCCTGGTTGTTCCCCCGATGTAGCAAAGCACCCACCCCAAATCTACCCCAGACCACAGCTTCACTTAGCCCCTCTTTTGGCATTAAGAGGGCAGGGAGAACGGAAAATTGATCACTAGCGACCATGTGTAACTTTTCTTCCTGAGCCCCCTGCCGTTTCTTAGTCCCTTTTTCATCCAGGTGGATGAACAGGACGGGGTATCAAAATGTCCAAAGACCAGTCATCTTCTCCAGAGGCAGAGCAGATTACTTCACCCACACCTACAGACAGACAATGCTCCTTAGCTAACAGCACCAGACTGGACCATATACCGCTGTGTGTGTCACGAAGCGTCTGCATtttgaaaggaaacaaagggaaaacTGGTCCTAATTTCAGCCCGAGCTTCAAAAGCATCTGTATTTCCCTCTGGCCTACTATCACATGCAGTATCTGGTTCTTCCAACACCTGCCCAAACCTTGGCCAGAGATGTACGGGACGCGTTGTGAGAGCACTGAACGTTGTTGGATGATGGACAACTCTGATATGATGTTGCGGCTCTAAGAAGCAGGGTGCTATTTTTCTGTGTATGGACACCTTAAATGGCATGTGTGTACACTGTCTGTGATTAGAGAGAGCTTTTTTTGTAGTAGACTTTTTGAAGACAGTTTACATTCCAGAAAAATAGACcctttattttttgttctgATCTCTACGGTTTTACATGGGAGAACTCTTTGTCTCAAGGGTTATTACTAAAGGAATTCatatattgatttatt
This Chaetodon auriga isolate fChaAug3 chromosome 5, fChaAug3.hap1, whole genome shotgun sequence DNA region includes the following protein-coding sequences:
- the ebf2 gene encoding transcription factor COE2 isoform X4 encodes the protein MFGIQEHLIREVSGLKERSLGEEMDPVRSWVRNVGVVDANVAAQSGVALSRAHFEKQPPSNLRKSNFFHFVLALYDRHGQPVEVERTAFVDFVEHDKTGEKTNNGTHYKLQLLYSNGVRTEQDLYARLIDSVTKQPITYEGQNKNPEMCRVLLTHEVMCSRCCEKKSCGNRNETPSDPVIIDRFFLKFFLKCNQNCLKTAGNPRDMRRFQVVLSSTVSVDGHVLAVSDNMFVHNNSKHGRRARRLEPGESVENTMEYATPCIKAISPSEGWTTGGAMVIVIGENFFDGLQVVFGSMLVWSELITPHAIRVQTPPRHIPGVVEVTLSYKSKQFCKGAPGRFIYTALNEPTIDYGFQRLQKVIPRHPGDPEKLAKEILLKRAADLVEALYGNPHSNQDMLLKRAADIAEALYSVPRPHSQLQALPSSPAHGSVMGLGSYPSQLGVSIGEPGQSSQGYIRNSSSLSPRGYPSASTPQQSSYGGSGGMTGGYGTVPMTSLGVPGSPGFSSASPTGSPYIMPSSPTVPGSSSSSSSLLPFSSFPSAAKQKSAFAPVLRPQGSPSPACPASGGNSFRAMTGLVVPPM
- the ebf2 gene encoding transcription factor COE2 isoform X3; the protein is MFGIQEHLIREVSGLKERSLGEEMDPVRSWVRNVGVVDANVAAQSGVALSRAHFEKQPPSNLRKSNFFHFVLALYDRHGQPVEVERTAFVDFVEHDKEQTGEKTNNGTHYKLQLLYSNGVRTEQDLYARLIDSVTKQPITYEGQNKNPEMCRVLLTHEVMCSRCCEKKSCGNRNETPSDPVIIDRFFLKFFLKCNQNCLKTAGNPRDMRRFQVVLSSTVSVDGHVLAVSDNMFVHNNSKHGRRARRLEPGESVENTMEYATPCIKAISPSEGWTTGGAMVIVIGENFFDGLQVVFGSMLVWSELITPHAIRVQTPPRHIPGVVEVTLSYKSKQFCKGAPGRFIYTALNEPTIDYGFQRLQKVIPRHPGDPEKLAKEILLKRAADLVEALYGNPHSNQDMLLKRAADIAEALYSVPRPHSQLQALPSSPAHGSVMGLGSYPSQLGVSIGEPGQSSQGYIRNSSSLSPRGYPSASTPQQSSYGGSGGMTGGYGTVPMTSLGVPGSPGFSSASPTGSPYIMPSSPTVPGSSSSSSSLLPFSSFPSAAKQKSAFAPVLRPQGSPSPACPASGGNSFRAMTGLVVPPM
- the ebf2 gene encoding transcription factor COE2 isoform X2, which gives rise to MFGIQEHLIREVSGLKERSLGEEMDPVRSWVRNVGVVDANVAAQSGVALSRAHFEKQPPSNLRKSNFFHFVLALYDRHGQPVEVERTAFVDFVEHDKTGEKTNNGTHYKLQLLYSNGVRTEQDLYARLIDSVTKQPITYEGQNKNPEMCRVLLTHEVMCSRCCEKKSCGNRNETPSDPVIIDRFFLKFFLKCNQNCLKTAGNPRDMRRFQVVLSSTVSVDGHVLAVSDNMFVHNNSKHGRRARRLEPGESVENTMEYATPCIKAISPSEGWTTGGAMVIVIGENFFDGLQVVFGSMLVWSELITPHAIRVQTPPRHIPGVVEVTLSYKSKQFCKGAPGRFIYTALNEPTIDYGFQRLQKVIPRHPGDPEKLAKEILLKRAADLVEALYGNPHSNQDMLLKRAADIAEALYSVPRPHSQLQALPSSPAHGSVMGLGSYPSQLGVSIGEPGQSSQGYIRNSSSLSPRGYPSASTPQQSSYGGSGGMTGGYGTVPMTSLGVPGSPGFSSASPTGSPYIMPSSPTVPGSSSSSSSLLPFSSFPSAAKQKSAFAPVLRPQGSPSPACPASGGNSFRGSHPTHYLTPLSELTNAV
- the ebf2 gene encoding transcription factor COE2 isoform X1, whose product is MFGIQEHLIREVSGLKERSLGEEMDPVRSWVRNVGVVDANVAAQSGVALSRAHFEKQPPSNLRKSNFFHFVLALYDRHGQPVEVERTAFVDFVEHDKEQTGEKTNNGTHYKLQLLYSNGVRTEQDLYARLIDSVTKQPITYEGQNKNPEMCRVLLTHEVMCSRCCEKKSCGNRNETPSDPVIIDRFFLKFFLKCNQNCLKTAGNPRDMRRFQVVLSSTVSVDGHVLAVSDNMFVHNNSKHGRRARRLEPGESVENTMEYATPCIKAISPSEGWTTGGAMVIVIGENFFDGLQVVFGSMLVWSELITPHAIRVQTPPRHIPGVVEVTLSYKSKQFCKGAPGRFIYTALNEPTIDYGFQRLQKVIPRHPGDPEKLAKEILLKRAADLVEALYGNPHSNQDMLLKRAADIAEALYSVPRPHSQLQALPSSPAHGSVMGLGSYPSQLGVSIGEPGQSSQGYIRNSSSLSPRGYPSASTPQQSSYGGSGGMTGGYGTVPMTSLGVPGSPGFSSASPTGSPYIMPSSPTVPGSSSSSSSLLPFSSFPSAAKQKSAFAPVLRPQGSPSPACPASGGNSFRGSHPTHYLTPLSELTNAV